From a region of the Deinococcus metallilatus genome:
- a CDS encoding bacterial transcriptional activator domain-containing protein — protein sequence MAELARPQDSLLKILERYELDFLKDADSVWATEERERLRRWVTQVALETMDGWYRTGQFEKCVSLAERLLPLDPLDEALHEFLIQATLETRGRAAAYQSYLNSAEAFRREVDEVPPRLKALGEDLRKRPFN from the coding sequence ATGGCGGAGCTGGCCCGACCACAGGATTCTCTGCTGAAGATTCTGGAGCGGTACGAGCTGGACTTTTTGAAGGACGCGGACAGCGTCTGGGCGACGGAGGAGCGTGAACGGTTGCGAAGGTGGGTCACACAGGTGGCATTGGAGACGATGGATGGCTGGTACCGGACAGGCCAGTTCGAGAAGTGCGTGAGCCTGGCCGAGCGGCTGTTGCCGCTCGACCCCCTGGACGAGGCCCTGCACGAGTTCCTGATCCAGGCCACCCTGGAAACGCGTGGCCGCGCCGCCGCCTACCAGTCGTACCTCAACAGTGCTGAGGCCTTCCGCCGTGAAGTGGACGAAGTGCCGCCACGCTTGAAAGCGCTGGGCGAAGACCTTCGGAAACGCCCGTTCAACTGA
- a CDS encoding SDR family NAD(P)-dependent oxidoreductase, translated as MPGLARLLLSPPSCRDVEVLRRAVGGKTVLITGASFGIGEATARLFGQAGAEVLLVARTEEKLRAVADSIRGSGGRAHAYPLDLSRTGDIAPRMEEVQRLHPRIDLVISNAGKSIRRPALESLERRDLERSLAVNFTGPAALILALLPRMIGQGGGQIISVSTVSAKPPAAPRWASYQGSKAGFDLWLRGLAPEVRGRGVRVSSVYMPLVRTRMSAASGLYRRAPALTPREAAEIIAGTVVRPRDRVAPWWLGAQELAALLLPGVLDGVLSRLEDRERRRGEGARP; from the coding sequence ATGCCCGGTCTGGCCCGCCTGCTGCTCTCGCCCCCGAGTTGCCGTGACGTGGAGGTGCTGCGCCGGGCGGTGGGAGGGAAGACGGTGCTCATTACCGGGGCGTCCTTCGGCATCGGGGAGGCGACCGCGCGGCTGTTCGGTCAGGCGGGGGCAGAAGTGCTGCTGGTGGCCCGCACGGAGGAAAAACTGCGTGCGGTCGCTGATTCCATTCGGGGATCGGGAGGCCGGGCGCACGCCTACCCGCTGGACCTGTCCCGCACGGGGGACATCGCGCCGCGGATGGAGGAGGTGCAGCGTCTCCACCCCCGCATCGACCTCGTGATCAGCAACGCCGGGAAGTCGATCCGGCGTCCGGCGCTGGAGTCCCTGGAGCGGCGTGACCTGGAGCGCTCGCTGGCCGTCAACTTCACCGGCCCGGCGGCGCTGATCCTCGCGCTGCTGCCGCGCATGATCGGGCAGGGCGGGGGCCAGATCATCAGCGTCTCCACGGTATCCGCCAAGCCGCCCGCCGCGCCGCGCTGGGCCTCCTACCAGGGGAGCAAGGCGGGGTTCGACCTGTGGCTGCGGGGCCTGGCCCCGGAGGTGCGGGGGCGGGGCGTCCGGGTGAGCAGCGTGTACATGCCCCTGGTGCGCACCCGCATGAGCGCGGCCAGCGGGCTCTACCGCCGCGCCCCCGCCCTCACGCCCCGGGAGGCCGCCGAGATCATCGCGGGCACGGTGGTGCGGCCCCGGGACCGGGTCGCGCCGTGGTGGCTGGGCGCCCAGGAACTCGCCGCCCTGCTCCTGCCCGGCGTCCTCGATGGCGTGCTGAGCAGGCTGGAGGACCGCGAGCGGCGGCGCGGGGAAGGGGCGCGGCCGTGA
- a CDS encoding AMP-binding protein has protein sequence MSLLLDALRAVGRTGLLHPDPPGALRQWATLTARHGVSLYSVAAWSAARFPDAPALVEPEGSTTFGELVGQADLIADALAGWVGPGAAVGLLARNHATFVATLLACGRLGLRVVLLNTTFSAQQTLEVCRTQGLELLVVDDEWLPGLRERGTDLPLWPTSRVGALRREEVAGRPVRRGRGSIVILSSGSTGAPKAVRRSVNPAELLRTLTSLLDQLGLRARSPTLLTIPLFHGHGLMTLGLSLAMGAPLHLFARGTPEAYWRTLAGEGIEVLVLVPTVLYRLLETPHPGRAEHLRTIVCGSAPLSGDLATRALSRFGPVLYNLYGGSEFGLVSLATPGHLLAAPDSVGSVLPGVQVAIRRPDGTPAPFGEIGEVVVRGAMVQGEPGSALGTGDLGRLTPSGWLSLAGRRDDLLIIGGENVAPEAVEARIAELGYVRECAVVGLPSEEYGQALAALIVLHDGHRHVTRERVELDLRPLLPRMLRPASITFVEELPRNALGKLVRRRLKVEGGTEEGLGAAAGPRGPAGNG, from the coding sequence GTGAGCCTGCTGCTCGACGCCCTGCGGGCGGTGGGACGCACCGGGTTGCTGCACCCTGATCCCCCGGGGGCTCTCCGGCAATGGGCCACGCTCACCGCCCGGCACGGCGTCTCCCTGTACAGCGTGGCCGCCTGGTCCGCCGCGCGCTTCCCGGACGCCCCGGCCCTCGTCGAGCCGGAGGGGAGCACGACCTTCGGGGAACTGGTGGGGCAGGCGGACCTGATCGCGGACGCGCTGGCCGGGTGGGTGGGTCCCGGGGCGGCGGTCGGCCTGCTCGCGCGCAACCACGCCACCTTCGTCGCCACCCTGCTCGCCTGCGGGCGGCTGGGGCTGCGGGTGGTCCTCCTGAACACGACCTTCTCTGCTCAGCAGACGCTGGAGGTGTGCCGGACCCAGGGCCTGGAGCTGCTGGTGGTGGATGACGAGTGGTTACCTGGCCTGCGCGAGCGTGGGACGGACCTGCCCCTCTGGCCCACCTCGCGGGTGGGGGCGCTCCGGCGTGAGGAGGTGGCGGGGAGGCCCGTGCGGCGGGGCCGGGGCAGCATCGTCATCCTGAGTTCGGGGAGCACCGGGGCGCCCAAGGCCGTGAGGAGGAGCGTCAACCCCGCCGAGTTGTTGCGGACCCTCACGTCCCTGCTGGACCAGCTCGGGCTGCGTGCCCGGTCCCCGACCCTGCTGACCATCCCCCTCTTTCACGGGCACGGGCTGATGACCCTCGGGCTGAGCCTGGCGATGGGCGCACCCCTCCACCTCTTTGCACGGGGCACACCAGAAGCGTACTGGCGGACGCTCGCCGGGGAAGGCATTGAGGTCCTCGTCCTCGTGCCCACCGTCCTGTACCGCCTGCTGGAGACGCCCCATCCCGGTCGGGCCGAGCATCTGCGAACCATCGTCTGCGGTTCGGCCCCGCTGAGCGGCGACCTCGCCACCCGCGCCCTCTCGCGCTTCGGGCCGGTGCTCTACAACCTCTACGGCGGCAGCGAGTTCGGCCTGGTGTCTCTGGCGACCCCCGGGCACCTCCTGGCCGCGCCGGACAGCGTCGGATCTGTCCTGCCTGGCGTGCAGGTCGCCATCCGCCGCCCGGACGGTACCCCCGCCCCCTTCGGTGAGATCGGCGAAGTGGTCGTGCGGGGTGCCATGGTGCAGGGGGAGCCAGGCTCGGCGCTGGGCACGGGCGACCTGGGGCGGCTCACTCCCTCCGGGTGGCTGAGTCTGGCCGGGCGGCGCGACGACCTGCTGATCATCGGCGGGGAGAACGTCGCCCCGGAGGCGGTGGAGGCCCGCATCGCGGAGTTGGGCTACGTGCGGGAGTGCGCGGTGGTCGGCCTCCCCAGCGAGGAATACGGGCAGGCCCTCGCCGCCCTGATCGTCCTGCACGACGGGCACCGCCACGTGACGCGGGAAAGGGTTGAACTCGACCTCCGGCCCCTTCTGCCCCGGATGTTGCGGCCCGCGTCCATCACCTTCGTGGAAGAATTGCCGAGGAATGCTCTGGGGAAACTGGTGCGCAGGCGGCTCAAGGTGGAGGGCGGCACGGAGGAAGGTCTGGGGGCTGCCGCTGGCCCTCGCGGCCCTGCTGGGAACGGCTGA
- a CDS encoding Tn3 family transposase, whose translation MVFHRHQGELRQRYRAGQEDQLGVLGLVLNAMTLWNSR comes from the coding sequence ATGGTCTTCCACCGGCACCAGGGGGAACTTCGCCAGCGGTATCGGGCGGGACAGGAAGATCAACTGGGCGTGCTCGGGTTGGTGCTGAATGCCATGACCCTGTGGAACAGCCGGTAG
- a CDS encoding sensor histidine kinase, with protein sequence MRLVLVWALVVGTCLLVMGTWVAQAVERTQTLNADRQLRGVAGRITNLLGAGRTPAEIQALLELGTPQLEVWITTPAGHAHWGVQPLPLPLLNDRTGFQTLAGPCATCVWRLYTVNISGGARARVAVWLGQDRQLLQRLSRNLWTFGPLVLLLCSLSGLWLTRAALAPARRLARATVTIARQGHWSARLDVPTARDETAQTARAINTLLTRLEDALQTERRFAAYAAHELNTPLTVIRGRLERAVKRQDLGQVGLALSAVDELTALTRTLLDHLRAETLAAEWAPLQLLPLTAQLLEELCELRPHLQVTLTAPGELQSLHANADVLRLVLRGLLENAGKYAETTVQVSLIQHPGQTVWTIQNDGRPFPADLLARVGEPYLRGAEVDRPGYGLGLSLTRTLVTQLQGTLEFSHRAGHTVATLNLPTLAT encoded by the coding sequence GTGCGCCTCGTACTGGTCTGGGCGCTGGTGGTGGGGACGTGCCTGCTGGTGATGGGAACTTGGGTAGCCCAGGCCGTCGAACGAACGCAGACGCTGAATGCGGACCGTCAGCTCCGGGGGGTCGCGGGCCGGATCACGAACCTGCTGGGGGCCGGGCGAACGCCCGCTGAGATTCAGGCCCTCCTGGAACTGGGCACCCCACAGCTCGAAGTCTGGATCACGACCCCGGCAGGCCATGCCCACTGGGGCGTGCAGCCCCTGCCCCTGCCGCTCCTGAACGACCGGACCGGCTTTCAGACGCTGGCCGGGCCGTGCGCCACATGTGTCTGGCGGCTCTATACCGTGAACATTTCTGGAGGTGCCCGTGCTCGTGTCGCCGTGTGGCTGGGGCAGGACCGGCAACTTCTCCAGCGTCTCAGCCGCAACCTCTGGACCTTCGGCCCCCTCGTCCTGCTCCTGTGCAGTCTGAGCGGGCTGTGGCTCACGCGCGCGGCCCTGGCCCCCGCCCGCCGCCTGGCCCGCGCCACGGTGACCATCGCCCGACAGGGGCACTGGTCTGCCCGGCTGGACGTGCCCACCGCCCGCGACGAGACAGCGCAGACGGCGCGGGCCATCAACACCCTGCTCACCCGCCTGGAAGACGCCTTGCAGACGGAGCGCCGGTTCGCGGCCTATGCCGCACACGAACTCAACACCCCCCTCACCGTGATCCGCGGTCGGCTGGAACGGGCCGTGAAACGGCAGGACCTCGGGCAGGTTGGCCTCGCGCTCAGCGCGGTGGACGAGCTGACGGCCCTGACGCGCACGCTGCTGGATCACCTGCGGGCCGAGACGCTGGCGGCTGAGTGGGCGCCGCTCCAGCTCCTGCCGCTCACCGCACAACTGCTGGAGGAACTCTGTGAACTCCGGCCCCACCTCCAGGTGACGCTCACCGCCCCCGGCGAACTCCAGAGCCTGCACGCGAACGCGGACGTGCTGCGCTTGGTCCTGCGGGGTCTGCTCGAGAATGCGGGGAAGTACGCGGAGACGACCGTGCAGGTCAGCCTGATTCAGCACCCGGGACAGACGGTCTGGACCATCCAGAACGATGGGCGGCCCTTCCCAGCCGACCTCCTGGCACGGGTTGGGGAGCCTTACCTGCGTGGTGCGGAGGTAGACCGCCCGGGGTACGGCCTAGGCCTGAGCTTGACGCGTACACTGGTGACGCAACTTCAGGGGACGCTCGAGTTCAGTCATCGGGCAGGGCACACCGTCGCCACCTTGAATCTGCCAACTCTGGCAACGTAA
- a CDS encoding response regulator transcription factor — protein MKVLLVEDHEGVGSLVRDLLQDEGFQVEWARDGEEALHLERTYSFDVAVLDLMLPRHSGFDVLQAWRGQGRRLPVLILTARSALPDRVQGLNSGADDYLTKPFAGEELVARLRALWRRVHDQPSNTLTVGRLTLDLAGGPPLWEGQPVNLHRRERDVLEFLALNAGGYFTRESIFARVWPNDSLSDARTVDTHVRLLRQKLTGDAIGTRRGQGYCFVG, from the coding sequence ATGAAAGTCCTGCTGGTGGAGGATCATGAGGGGGTCGGGAGCCTGGTCCGCGATCTCCTCCAGGATGAAGGGTTTCAGGTGGAGTGGGCACGGGACGGAGAAGAAGCCCTCCATCTGGAGCGCACCTACTCGTTCGACGTGGCCGTGCTGGACCTGATGTTGCCCCGCCACTCCGGCTTCGACGTCCTCCAGGCGTGGCGGGGGCAGGGGCGGCGGCTGCCCGTCCTGATCCTGACCGCCCGTTCCGCCCTGCCGGACCGGGTGCAGGGCTTGAACAGCGGGGCGGACGATTACCTCACCAAACCGTTTGCGGGCGAGGAACTGGTGGCGCGCCTGCGTGCCCTGTGGCGCCGCGTCCACGACCAGCCCAGCAACACCCTCACGGTGGGGCGCCTCACCCTGGATCTGGCGGGCGGCCCACCGCTCTGGGAAGGGCAGCCGGTGAACCTGCACCGCCGCGAACGCGACGTTCTGGAGTTCCTGGCGCTGAACGCCGGAGGATATTTCACGCGCGAGAGCATCTTCGCCCGGGTCTGGCCCAACGACTCTCTCTCGGACGCCCGCACCGTGGACACCCATGTCCGCCTGCTGCGGCAGAAGCTGACCGGGGACGCCATCGGGACGCGCCGGGGGCAGGGCTATTGTTTCGTCGGCTGA
- a CDS encoding glycoside hydrolase, whose protein sequence is MHNALLLIAALGLTQAAARPITLQTPRGTMALDPSTLRVELRQGARQVLLAQGTAPNTVEVLQVSATSSTWRWPERHLVIKASVQNGVLQVRVRADQPTTLLWPVLPFQDQQALILPQGSGRLIPLNRKDLLADIDGLNTTEDLNMPFVALKGAQGIQTWRLETPFHNTLKLQPARLALQHEFLNRQGPEEQTYELTLTPGKTPIEPALVFRASLQRSGHFRSFADKIGALPDAEKLKGALFAYLWGSGVIGTQDIRPDGWKRLLSGLTTSTPGQSLLKLMDADTRKQLQQAASSNEMNAYVRRTLVEGINQATTRGPYANQSAAASLITALQRLFPGVFVPGTSGGQGVSLALLNDLKAAGIDRARLAVQDASDTARHRDVVQRARALGYLMGPYDSYESVHPRAWAGSDRTWPTAQLPAPAYEEGGVMNKQGQYVTGFQGVGRTLNAAYAFPFFQKRVQQNFTAAPYNYYFLDVDATANVQEDYNPRHPSRMAEQVEARRKRLKWLADRHLVVGSEGGSYLFADLIHVGEGYLTPALGRWVDPDLADKNSPYFLGRYYPAAQPDVFFKSVPLKPSLLDRYGNAAFQLPLYEAALHDSVINTNHWLTSANKFSNLKAALRARSFLFLEPLQFHISRDSFPQDRAEIVAYYRRFSPLHRTYGTAPLTDFQWLTDDRQVQRSVFQAGHKRLTVVANFRSAPFVYQGHTIAPQDVLTIEDVE, encoded by the coding sequence ATGCATAACGCCTTGCTGCTGATCGCCGCCTTGGGCCTGACCCAGGCGGCCGCCCGCCCCATCACCCTGCAAACCCCCAGGGGGACGATGGCGCTTGATCCATCCACGCTCCGGGTCGAACTTCGGCAAGGGGCGCGGCAGGTTCTCCTGGCCCAGGGCACGGCCCCGAACACGGTCGAGGTGCTCCAAGTGTCGGCCACCTCCTCGACCTGGCGCTGGCCCGAACGCCACCTCGTGATCAAGGCCAGCGTCCAGAACGGCGTCTTGCAGGTTCGCGTCCGCGCCGATCAGCCCACCACCCTCCTCTGGCCCGTCCTGCCTTTTCAGGACCAGCAGGCCCTGATCCTGCCCCAGGGCAGCGGTCGCCTCATTCCCCTGAACCGGAAAGACCTCCTCGCGGACATCGATGGCTTGAACACCACCGAGGACCTCAACATGCCTTTCGTGGCGCTCAAGGGCGCGCAGGGCATCCAGACCTGGCGCCTCGAGACGCCCTTCCACAACACCCTGAAGCTCCAACCCGCCCGGCTCGCCCTGCAACACGAGTTCCTGAACCGCCAGGGGCCGGAAGAGCAGACGTATGAACTCACGCTGACCCCCGGCAAGACGCCCATTGAACCCGCCCTGGTCTTTCGCGCCTCCCTGCAACGCAGCGGTCATTTCCGCAGCTTCGCGGACAAGATTGGCGCGCTCCCCGACGCGGAAAAGCTCAAGGGCGCGCTGTTCGCCTATCTCTGGGGCAGCGGCGTGATCGGGACACAGGACATTCGACCTGACGGCTGGAAAAGATTGCTGAGCGGCCTGACGACCTCCACGCCGGGCCAGTCCCTCCTGAAGCTGATGGATGCCGATACCAGAAAGCAACTCCAGCAGGCAGCCTCCAGCAACGAGATGAATGCGTACGTCCGGCGGACCCTGGTGGAAGGGATCAACCAGGCCACCACCCGCGGGCCTTACGCGAACCAATCCGCCGCCGCGAGCCTCATCACCGCCCTGCAACGCCTGTTTCCCGGCGTGTTCGTCCCAGGAACAAGCGGGGGGCAGGGGGTTTCCCTGGCCCTGCTCAACGACCTGAAAGCCGCTGGCATCGACCGGGCACGGCTGGCGGTTCAGGACGCCAGCGATACCGCCAGGCATCGCGACGTGGTTCAGCGTGCCCGCGCCCTGGGGTACCTGATGGGACCCTACGACTCCTACGAGAGCGTTCACCCCAGGGCTTGGGCCGGGTCGGACCGCACCTGGCCCACCGCGCAGTTGCCCGCGCCCGCCTATGAGGAAGGCGGCGTCATGAACAAGCAGGGCCAGTACGTGACCGGCTTTCAGGGGGTGGGGCGCACCCTCAATGCGGCTTACGCCTTCCCATTCTTTCAGAAGAGGGTGCAGCAGAACTTCACGGCGGCGCCCTACAACTATTACTTTCTGGATGTGGACGCCACCGCCAATGTGCAGGAGGACTACAACCCCCGGCACCCCAGCCGCATGGCCGAGCAGGTCGAAGCCCGCCGCAAGCGCCTGAAGTGGCTCGCGGACCGCCACCTGGTGGTCGGCTCCGAGGGCGGCTCGTACCTCTTCGCGGACCTCATTCACGTGGGGGAAGGCTACCTGACCCCGGCCCTGGGCCGCTGGGTGGACCCGGATCTGGCCGACAAGAATTCCCCCTATTTCCTGGGCCGTTATTATCCCGCCGCGCAACCCGACGTGTTCTTCAAGTCGGTGCCCCTCAAGCCCTCCCTGCTGGACCGCTACGGCAATGCGGCGTTCCAGCTCCCCCTGTACGAGGCCGCCCTGCACGACAGCGTGATCAACACCAACCACTGGCTCACGTCCGCCAACAAGTTCTCCAACCTGAAAGCGGCCCTGCGTGCCCGCAGTTTCCTCTTTCTGGAACCCCTGCAATTCCATATCTCGCGGGATTCCTTCCCACAGGACCGCGCCGAGATCGTCGCCTACTACCGCCGCTTCAGCCCCCTCCACCGCACCTACGGCACGGCCCCGCTGACCGACTTCCAGTGGCTGACCGACGACCGTCAGGTTCAGCGCAGCGTCTTTCAGGCGGGCCACAAACGCCTCACCGTCGTGGCAAACTTCCGCAGCGCGCCGTTTGTTTACCAGGGTCACACCATCGCCCCCCAGGACGTGCTGACCATCGAGGATGTCGAATAG
- a CDS encoding putative bifunctional diguanylate cyclase/phosphodiesterase produces the protein MTRFRWREQLERAATAHPVSGEDGWRRSLLVALPFAILAFVLGAILDPLSGQRTRLDEVAYPLLALGLTAFELTLLLRRDRTSLVVFGIITASSTYFLTKFVYVLFLVPPGTSMQAEMTETFFWVPALYVLSFFVPDVRSGRTVAYVFFGTTLLLSAAYVVTSWGPHLNYGVVFALSQYNLANLTLLALTGAFIGFKERVVRAEARAETMQHLAFTDLLTELPNRLQFNQSLERALEEAAHSNRRLAVLFVDVDGFKLINDTLGHEAGDELLGVLAERFRTFGTGGAMTARISGDEFVVVLSDLGREEAVRAARMLLRQLCAPLVLRGAVMNITASVGISVFPEDGQDAGTLLRHADVAMYQVKSTGKNGVRPYTPDVDAEVERRKLLERDLQNALGYGEFHLEYQGVYDLCDGRLVKVEALLRWRHPQLGLVSPAQFIPLAESSGAIVPIGTWVLREACAQLRRWHQRTGQVFRLAVNVAPLQVAQPDFVNMVEAALADAGVPADQLELELTEGAVLGNFGAVQQTLCALQRLGVTLAIDDFGTGYSSLSYLRDLPISTIKIDRSFVRDLGSPRRTPQYALALIEAILTIAQTLDLEVVAEGIETHAQLAMVRALGCQLGQGFYFARPMPPHELEAHIQPVR, from the coding sequence ATGACGAGATTCCGGTGGCGGGAACAACTTGAGCGCGCGGCGACGGCCCACCCGGTTTCGGGTGAGGATGGCTGGCGCAGGAGCCTCCTCGTCGCGCTGCCGTTCGCCATCCTCGCCTTCGTGCTGGGAGCGATCCTCGATCCCCTGAGCGGGCAGCGGACCCGCCTGGACGAGGTTGCTTATCCGCTGCTCGCGTTGGGCCTGACCGCGTTCGAGCTGACCTTGCTCCTGCGGCGTGACCGCACGAGCCTGGTCGTGTTCGGCATCATCACGGCGTCCAGCACGTACTTTCTGACCAAGTTCGTGTACGTTCTGTTCCTGGTCCCTCCGGGGACATCGATGCAGGCCGAGATGACCGAAACGTTTTTTTGGGTGCCTGCCCTGTACGTGCTGTCGTTCTTTGTGCCGGACGTGCGCTCCGGGCGCACGGTGGCCTACGTGTTCTTCGGCACGACCCTGCTCCTCAGCGCGGCGTACGTGGTCACCTCCTGGGGGCCGCACCTGAATTACGGCGTGGTCTTCGCGTTGTCGCAGTACAACCTCGCCAATCTGACCCTGCTGGCCCTGACCGGCGCCTTTATCGGCTTCAAGGAGCGGGTGGTCCGCGCCGAGGCCCGGGCGGAGACGATGCAGCACCTCGCCTTTACCGACCTGTTGACCGAGTTGCCCAACCGCTTGCAGTTCAATCAGTCGCTGGAGCGTGCCCTGGAGGAGGCGGCGCACTCGAACCGGCGGCTGGCCGTGCTGTTCGTGGATGTCGACGGGTTCAAGCTGATCAATGACACGTTGGGGCACGAGGCCGGGGACGAGTTGCTGGGAGTCCTGGCCGAGCGGTTCCGGACGTTTGGCACCGGGGGAGCCATGACCGCGCGCATCAGCGGCGACGAATTTGTGGTGGTGCTGTCCGACCTGGGGCGGGAAGAGGCGGTGCGCGCGGCCCGGATGCTGCTCAGACAGCTCTGCGCGCCGCTGGTCCTGCGCGGCGCGGTGATGAATATCACGGCGAGCGTGGGCATCAGTGTCTTTCCCGAGGATGGGCAGGATGCCGGGACGCTGCTGCGGCACGCCGATGTGGCGATGTACCAGGTCAAGAGCACCGGCAAGAACGGGGTGCGGCCGTACACCCCGGACGTCGACGCGGAGGTGGAGCGCCGCAAGCTGCTCGAGCGCGACTTGCAAAACGCGCTCGGGTACGGTGAGTTTCACCTGGAGTACCAGGGTGTGTACGACCTGTGTGACGGCAGGCTCGTCAAGGTCGAGGCGCTGCTCCGCTGGCGGCACCCGCAGCTCGGTCTGGTGTCCCCGGCGCAGTTCATTCCCCTTGCCGAAAGCAGCGGCGCCATCGTGCCCATCGGCACCTGGGTTCTCCGCGAGGCGTGCGCCCAGTTGCGGCGCTGGCACCAGCGCACAGGCCAGGTGTTCAGGCTGGCCGTGAACGTCGCGCCGCTCCAGGTCGCGCAGCCGGACTTCGTGAACATGGTCGAGGCCGCGCTCGCCGATGCGGGTGTGCCAGCGGACCAGCTCGAACTCGAGTTGACCGAGGGCGCCGTGCTGGGCAACTTCGGGGCGGTGCAGCAGACGTTGTGCGCCTTGCAGCGACTGGGCGTGACCCTGGCCATCGATGACTTCGGCACCGGGTACTCGTCCCTGTCGTACCTGCGCGACCTGCCCATCAGCACCATCAAGATCGACCGCTCGTTCGTGCGTGACCTGGGGTCACCCCGGCGCACTCCGCAGTACGCGCTCGCGTTGATCGAGGCCATCCTGACCATCGCGCAGACGCTCGACCTCGAGGTTGTGGCGGAGGGCATCGAGACGCACGCCCAACTGGCCATGGTCCGTGCCCTGGGGTGCCAGTTGGGCCAGGGATTTTACTTTGCGCGGCCCATGCCACCCCATGAACTGGAAGCGCACATCCAGCCGGTCCGGTAG
- a CDS encoding carbohydrate ABC transporter permease — translation MTDVLERPAAVVPPRAVTSGVLNWLVFLLLLAGALAMCAPFVWMLSTSVKPPAEIFRYPPTLLTSDPQFGNYARIFGVIPFGRLMLNSLIVSGAVTLLQLLVCSMAAYAFARLRFWGRDALFLLYLSALMIPSQVTLIPNFILIRDLGWIDSYAALILPFAFSSFGTFLLRQAFLTVPRELEEAARIDGATYAQVFWRVMLPLVRPALGALGIFTFIAQWNNFLWPLITTTRPEMATLTVGLSTLRGQYNTDWALLMTGSVLAILPIFAVFIAGNRAFIRGITSGGFGGR, via the coding sequence ATGACTGACGTGCTGGAACGCCCGGCGGCCGTCGTCCCGCCCCGCGCCGTCACCTCCGGCGTCCTGAACTGGCTGGTGTTCCTGCTCCTGCTCGCCGGTGCCCTGGCGATGTGCGCACCCTTCGTGTGGATGCTCTCGACGAGCGTCAAGCCGCCCGCCGAAATCTTCCGCTACCCGCCCACCCTGCTCACGTCCGACCCCCAGTTCGGCAACTACGCGCGCATCTTCGGGGTGATTCCCTTCGGGCGGCTGATGCTCAACAGCCTGATCGTGTCGGGGGCCGTCACGCTGCTGCAACTGCTGGTGTGCAGCATGGCCGCCTACGCCTTCGCCCGGCTGCGCTTCTGGGGCCGCGACGCCCTCTTTTTGCTGTACCTCAGCGCGCTGATGATCCCCTCGCAGGTCACGCTGATCCCCAACTTCATCCTGATCCGCGACCTGGGGTGGATCGACAGCTACGCCGCGCTGATCCTGCCCTTCGCCTTCAGCAGCTTCGGGACCTTTCTGCTGCGCCAGGCGTTCCTGACGGTGCCGCGCGAACTGGAGGAGGCCGCGCGCATCGATGGGGCGACGTACGCCCAGGTGTTCTGGCGGGTCATGCTGCCGCTGGTGCGGCCCGCCCTCGGCGCGCTGGGCATCTTCACCTTCATCGCCCAGTGGAACAACTTCCTGTGGCCGCTCATCACGACGACCCGGCCCGAGATGGCCACCCTGACGGTCGGCCTGAGCACCCTGCGGGGCCAGTACAACACCGACTGGGCGCTGCTGATGACCGGGAGCGTGCTCGCCATCCTGCCCATCTTCGCCGTGTTCATCGCCGGAAACCGTGCGTTCATCCGGGGCATCACGTCCGGGGGTTTCGGCGGGCGTTGA